From a region of the Candidatus Limnocylindrales bacterium genome:
- a CDS encoding Ig-like domain-containing protein, which translates to MNEERRQPRYALRITGIAAAALACALSASPVRADFELDQTCTAKILTRNVAVNADGTFAIPNIPMPAGPFRVRVLCLREEGTMYGQGPFVTGVPDGSTNVGPIETAQVDPIPVILQIGATSTMLTAAAPTSQLTVQGVLVDDSLIDLTAASAGTFYMSSNPAVATVGAGGLVTAVSSGNVLINVVNEGLVGSIALGVTLSNDGDGDGIPDDYELANATDPGGRNLARETGATAAASSNTGSASLVIDGELLTSWFTASGDTANQGQAPFVEVVLPVSAGTLQVGVVGNRGIADGRDIFQGRFEAFNAGNVKIFDSGMVSLPAPRRDLRVPAALEGVRRVRFTSLADESQTPGLAELEVLGAGGGDGLDPQFAGDAAQDFDKDGRSNLQEYQAGTSIFLSDTDGDGVSDGLEAMLGSQPLLADSDGDGLIDGEERSRTSNSDGSGPINLLDADSDDDGVLDGDEVALGLDPTVADSDGDGQNDGSEDSDGDGIINLEELAEGTDPTDPDTDDDGLTDGEELLPGSDGATSDPRDADSDDDGMSDFFESTFGLNPNDAGDADDDDDGDGLTNAEEAEAETDPFDPDQSPPAVELTIPADGASGVVRNSAVLIRFAETMRASSLSTQTVTLDCGSGAVAGTVRVSEDGRWASMRPAAQLPASTPCELTVEAVRDRTGNILEDAYTASFVTGTTTDTVKPKVLDLDPDSSGVPLDAVTTAVFDEPIDPTTLGPATFRVRNNTLLTLVPAVRSVDASARYAFYVPTTTMGVGTSHNSAVLGNVLDVAGNVLFTNVGSSFTTGFATDDEPPTVVGTNPFDGASAVATNSFVEVRFSEPVDGLTARGAAVRLLLAGTPVAASVSLRDANRVVRLTPSAPLAASTAYAVDIDAGRIRDLAGNALVAPVQAQFTTGAGTDTTRPVVLSSSPAHAADNVSTDVVAKVRFSERLNALSVGDASVNLHDLRTSRSVAVERSLDESGTLLTVTPLAPLELAREYQLRLESSLSDVAGNFMFANYISFSTMTAQSDEEPPVVTFVNPPHQSTQVPVNVAVEVQFDEAIAAPSLTASSFYLQGPGGAVAATLSLEDANRRVVLDSAANLVPSTQYSIIVDGVEDRSGNVFGEEQGAAEQGATPRAADGTADLVATFTTSASAIADTARPTASFNPAHNAANVPVATSVVVTFSERINGATVTPDTLTLSRTGVSGRIPAAVSLDAAGTVATLTPASPLLPQASYTAMAGSAIADTAGNQMLTSSAAFTTGASSTDTTPPELIAAAPDHQSVDVPVGADIVLTFSESLHPQTIDDDNVHLFIDGARFGLNLSRSADNTTIILDPSAELPGRRQVDVVLDPGVTDLAGNPLADTVVSFITAATPDTTRPTVVTVRPGSGATGVAPSRGVTLFVSEPVPPGLVPRSLFVSANGDLVEGTHRNENGQVLFEVNDPTPSPTITFTPDLPLPFAALGEVFVTTDLADVEGNTLPSLFRSTYQVAADAAATVPTVVSVFPVCCAPVGTNASFFARFSEPMSLASLTETSFAVRLSNNAFIAGTRTLDATGTVARFTPDAPLPAGATVNVTFDTTVADAGGGTLANNRFFSFQTGAGTETAPPAVTSVTPPDGATSVGINAIVRVQMSERINPLTADATTMILEGPGGTAVPASFTFGDGDTLVTLTPHAPLQPLSAYTLTVSGVRDAASNPVAPFAAGFETGAGPDLVRPAVVRYTPTGAGQPINPVIAVQFSEPMALASLDAGVLAVRNQTTNAVVTGTLSLSDDGRTAFLVPSAPLSVGTAYTISVLNQAEDVAGNTVQFNTSASFSTVFEPDADAPGLVLLDPADGEEGVPRNAHVNALFDEPVDPRSVDAASFAVSAGDAPVEGSFSFDDANRRVVFTPLHILEAGAEYEVTLDGIADASGNAAQPVTASFTTGPGTDFVAPVVVRTSPVGNATELPRQARFAIEYSEALDPTTVDTGAITLTRQTPDKAIDIAVALDEDRRVVRVEPLQPLEPDSFYVLRVLAGSVRDTAGNGTAFNFSITVGTGSAMTDATAPGILSVSPVDAQTQVPVNTTVQLQASEALSQVALQAGAVRLEQSGQVVPAAVSLSAGERRIRIDPNASLAASTTYTVVVDGIEDYAGNSIGGGVRIGVDGVIDFTSSFTTAASAVADTTAPSVQSVVPANGSTGVPVGQVVTLNFSERVAAPTVHSDSIYLEMPGLAGHLAASVALNAAGTQATVTPLLPLPPSTVITVRAPAGSLTDTAGNANFSFSSTFTTAATGADATAPTVLDVTPDDGASGVPVFQSVVVTFSESVRSSTLTTDTAVLYVDGSEVATTLTRSLDNTVLRIDPSTALPAGSQVTLLLTDAIQDLSGNALSDFAASFTTAAAFDNAAPQVRRVRPPSGATGVATGTSGVVFFSEPVDAASAVSSMFVAADGVLQDATVVGSSADQVQEIVPDAPLPDDSFIELFVTSDLEDVAGNNLASFRSTFRTAADEAAVAPTVQSIYPGCCTGWPRNARFAVRFSEPVLAGSIHANTVTVVDLTTGLPIDGARTLLDGGRLLVFAPASDYVANHAIRITLTTGITDLTGTPLAAQVQSQMTVGAATDAVVPAVVSLSPAQGTQDVGTNAALRARFSEPVNPLTVSAATITLDDGNGVHTPCFLTVAGDNMSVVVEPHAPLLENTAYTLEASGILDVGGNAIAPALAGFTTGDGPDFDAPTIVHIAPEGSGQPVSSVVSVVFSEPMDEGSFHDLNAFLRRNDTSATLPATRSFSADGRTLFLTPTAPLPTSVPVRLILGGGIEDIAGNGHGGFSLIIFTTGTASDAAAPLLVSTAPEDGDTALPINALAMVQMNEVVDASLVGPATVFLEEEGGAVVESIYSFEDADRRILVRPVDPLDPSSTYVLTVQGLRDTSGNDLAGSHEFSFTTEAGADFFAPSVSSSVPAHLAAGVSRSSAVTLTFTEPLALPSVAASAFALTSSPGNVPVPFTVAVNAERTMVTLTPNAMLAGNTLHIVRAHAGAAAVRDRAGNQVSTSFQASFTTGP; encoded by the coding sequence ATGAACGAGGAGCGCCGCCAGCCACGCTACGCTTTGCGCATCACCGGGATCGCCGCCGCTGCGCTGGCGTGTGCACTGAGCGCCTCGCCCGTGCGCGCCGACTTCGAACTCGACCAGACCTGCACGGCCAAGATCCTCACGCGCAACGTCGCGGTCAACGCCGACGGAACCTTCGCCATTCCGAACATTCCGATGCCTGCCGGTCCCTTCCGCGTGCGCGTCCTCTGCCTGCGCGAGGAAGGGACGATGTACGGCCAGGGGCCGTTCGTCACCGGCGTCCCCGACGGATCCACGAACGTCGGCCCCATCGAGACGGCGCAGGTCGATCCCATCCCGGTGATCCTGCAGATCGGCGCGACCTCGACCATGCTGACGGCGGCCGCGCCGACCTCGCAGCTGACGGTGCAGGGAGTGCTGGTCGACGACAGCCTCATCGATCTGACCGCCGCCTCCGCCGGAACGTTCTACATGTCGTCGAACCCGGCCGTGGCCACGGTCGGCGCCGGCGGCCTGGTCACCGCCGTCTCCAGCGGCAACGTCCTCATCAACGTCGTCAACGAGGGTCTGGTCGGATCGATCGCGCTCGGCGTGACGCTGAGCAACGACGGCGACGGCGACGGCATTCCCGACGACTACGAGCTGGCCAACGCCACCGACCCCGGCGGCCGCAACCTGGCGCGCGAGACCGGAGCGACCGCCGCCGCCAGCAGCAACACGGGCAGCGCGAGCCTGGTCATCGACGGCGAGCTGCTCACGTCGTGGTTCACCGCCTCGGGCGACACGGCCAACCAGGGCCAGGCGCCGTTCGTCGAAGTGGTGCTGCCCGTCTCGGCCGGCACGCTGCAGGTGGGCGTGGTCGGCAACCGGGGCATTGCCGACGGGCGCGACATCTTCCAGGGACGCTTCGAGGCGTTCAACGCGGGCAACGTCAAGATCTTCGACAGCGGCATGGTCAGCCTGCCGGCGCCGCGGCGCGATCTTCGGGTTCCCGCTGCGCTCGAGGGCGTGCGGCGCGTGCGCTTCACGTCGCTGGCCGACGAGAGCCAGACGCCGGGCCTGGCCGAGCTGGAGGTGCTCGGGGCCGGCGGAGGCGACGGTCTCGATCCGCAATTCGCCGGAGATGCCGCGCAGGATTTCGACAAGGACGGACGCAGCAACCTGCAGGAGTACCAGGCGGGCACCAGCATCTTCCTCAGCGACACCGACGGCGACGGTGTGTCCGACGGCCTGGAGGCGATGCTGGGCTCGCAGCCGCTGCTGGCCGACAGCGACGGCGACGGCCTGATCGACGGCGAGGAGCGCAGTCGTACGAGCAACAGCGACGGGAGCGGCCCCATCAACCTTCTCGACGCCGACAGCGATGACGACGGCGTGCTCGACGGAGACGAGGTCGCGCTGGGTCTCGATCCCACCGTCGCCGACAGCGACGGCGACGGGCAGAACGACGGCAGCGAGGACAGCGACGGAGACGGCATCATCAACCTGGAGGAGCTGGCCGAAGGCACCGATCCGACCGATCCCGACACCGACGACGACGGACTGACCGACGGCGAGGAACTGCTGCCCGGCAGCGACGGGGCCACCAGCGATCCGCGCGACGCTGACAGCGACGACGACGGCATGTCGGACTTCTTCGAGTCGACCTTCGGCCTGAACCCCAACGACGCCGGCGATGCGGACGACGACGACGACGGCGATGGTCTGACCAACGCCGAGGAAGCCGAGGCCGAGACCGACCCCTTCGACCCCGACCAGTCGCCGCCGGCGGTGGAGCTGACGATTCCTGCCGACGGCGCCAGCGGCGTCGTGCGCAACAGCGCGGTCCTCATCCGCTTCGCCGAAACGATGCGGGCCTCCAGCCTGAGCACGCAGACGGTGACGCTGGACTGCGGATCGGGCGCGGTGGCGGGCACGGTGCGCGTTTCCGAGGACGGCCGCTGGGCCAGCATGCGTCCGGCGGCGCAGCTTCCGGCCTCGACGCCGTGCGAGCTGACGGTCGAGGCCGTGCGCGACCGCACCGGCAACATCCTCGAAGACGCCTACACCGCGAGCTTCGTCACCGGCACCACCACCGACACCGTCAAGCCGAAGGTCCTGGATCTGGATCCGGACTCGAGCGGCGTTCCGCTCGATGCCGTGACCACGGCGGTGTTCGACGAGCCCATCGATCCGACCACGCTCGGGCCGGCCACGTTCCGCGTCCGCAACAACACGCTGCTTACGCTGGTGCCGGCCGTGCGCTCGGTCGATGCGAGCGCGCGCTACGCGTTCTACGTGCCCACGACCACGATGGGCGTGGGGACCAGCCACAACTCCGCGGTGCTCGGCAACGTGCTCGACGTGGCCGGCAACGTGCTGTTCACCAACGTCGGCTCGTCGTTCACCACCGGCTTTGCGACCGACGACGAGCCGCCGACGGTGGTGGGCACCAACCCTTTCGACGGCGCCAGCGCCGTCGCCACCAACTCCTTCGTCGAGGTCCGCTTCAGCGAGCCGGTGGATGGGCTGACCGCCAGGGGCGCCGCCGTGCGGCTGCTTCTGGCGGGAACGCCGGTGGCCGCCTCGGTCAGCCTGCGCGATGCCAACCGCGTGGTGCGGCTGACGCCGTCGGCGCCGCTGGCGGCGAGCACCGCCTACGCCGTCGATATCGATGCCGGCCGCATCCGCGATCTCGCCGGCAACGCGCTCGTTGCGCCGGTGCAGGCGCAGTTCACCACCGGCGCCGGCACCGACACCACGCGCCCCGTCGTCCTCTCCAGCAGCCCCGCCCACGCCGCCGACAACGTCAGCACCGACGTCGTTGCCAAGGTGCGTTTCTCCGAGCGGTTGAACGCGCTCTCCGTCGGCGATGCCAGCGTCAATCTTCACGACCTGCGCACCAGCCGCAGCGTCGCCGTCGAGCGCAGCCTCGACGAAAGCGGTACGCTGCTGACGGTCACGCCGCTGGCGCCGCTGGAGCTGGCGCGCGAGTATCAGCTCAGGCTCGAGAGCTCCCTGAGCGACGTGGCGGGCAACTTCATGTTCGCCAACTACATCTCCTTCAGCACCATGACGGCGCAGAGCGACGAGGAGCCGCCGGTGGTGACGTTCGTCAACCCGCCGCACCAGTCCACGCAGGTGCCGGTCAACGTCGCTGTCGAGGTGCAGTTCGACGAGGCGATCGCGGCGCCGTCGCTGACGGCGTCGAGCTTCTACCTGCAGGGGCCGGGCGGAGCGGTGGCGGCCACGCTGTCGCTGGAGGATGCGAACCGGCGCGTGGTGCTCGATTCGGCCGCCAACCTCGTGCCGTCCACGCAGTACTCGATCATCGTCGACGGCGTCGAGGATCGCTCCGGCAATGTCTTCGGCGAGGAACAGGGCGCGGCCGAGCAGGGCGCGACGCCGCGCGCGGCCGACGGCACCGCCGACCTGGTGGCCACGTTCACGACCTCGGCCTCGGCCATCGCCGACACCGCGCGTCCCACCGCCAGCTTCAATCCTGCGCACAATGCGGCCAACGTGCCGGTGGCAACCAGCGTCGTCGTCACCTTCTCCGAACGCATCAATGGCGCCACCGTCACGCCCGATACGCTGACGCTGTCACGCACCGGCGTCAGCGGGCGCATTCCCGCTGCCGTCTCGCTCGATGCGGCCGGCACCGTGGCCACGCTGACGCCCGCATCGCCGCTGCTGCCGCAGGCCAGCTACACCGCGATGGCCGGCTCGGCCATCGCCGACACCGCGGGCAACCAGATGTTGACGAGCAGCGCCGCGTTCACCACGGGCGCCTCCAGCACCGACACGACGCCGCCCGAGCTCATCGCCGCCGCGCCGGATCATCAGAGCGTGGACGTGCCGGTGGGAGCCGACATCGTGCTGACGTTCTCGGAGTCGCTGCACCCGCAGACCATCGACGACGACAACGTGCACCTCTTCATCGACGGCGCGCGCTTCGGCCTGAACCTGTCACGCTCGGCCGACAACACGACGATCATTCTGGATCCCTCGGCCGAGCTTCCGGGACGGCGACAGGTGGACGTCGTGCTGGACCCCGGCGTGACCGACCTGGCGGGAAACCCGCTCGCGGACACCGTCGTCAGCTTCATCACTGCGGCCACGCCCGACACCACCCGGCCTACGGTCGTCACCGTGCGGCCGGGCTCCGGTGCCACCGGCGTGGCGCCGTCGCGCGGCGTCACGCTGTTCGTCAGCGAGCCGGTCCCGCCGGGGCTGGTCCCGCGCTCGCTGTTCGTTTCGGCCAACGGCGACCTCGTCGAAGGAACGCACCGGAACGAGAACGGGCAGGTGCTGTTCGAGGTCAACGATCCCACGCCGTCGCCGACGATCACGTTCACGCCGGACCTGCCGCTTCCTTTTGCAGCCCTCGGCGAGGTGTTCGTCACCACCGACCTGGCCGACGTGGAAGGCAACACGCTCCCGAGCCTGTTCCGCTCCACCTATCAGGTCGCGGCCGATGCGGCGGCCACGGTGCCGACGGTGGTGTCGGTCTTCCCGGTCTGCTGCGCGCCCGTCGGCACCAACGCTTCGTTCTTCGCGCGCTTTTCGGAGCCGATGAGCCTGGCGTCGCTGACCGAGACGAGCTTTGCCGTGCGCCTGAGCAACAACGCGTTCATCGCCGGCACCCGCACGCTGGATGCCACCGGCACCGTCGCCCGCTTCACGCCCGACGCTCCGCTGCCGGCCGGCGCCACGGTCAACGTCACCTTCGACACCACGGTGGCGGATGCCGGCGGCGGCACGCTCGCGAACAACCGCTTCTTCTCCTTCCAGACCGGCGCGGGCACCGAGACGGCGCCGCCGGCGGTGACGTCGGTGACGCCGCCCGACGGCGCAACGAGCGTCGGCATCAACGCCATCGTCCGCGTGCAGATGAGCGAGCGCATCAACCCGCTGACGGCGGATGCGACGACGATGATTCTGGAAGGGCCGGGGGGCACGGCGGTGCCGGCCAGCTTCACGTTCGGCGACGGCGACACGCTCGTGACCCTCACTCCGCACGCGCCGCTGCAGCCGCTGTCGGCGTACACGCTGACCGTCAGCGGCGTGCGCGACGCGGCCTCCAATCCGGTGGCGCCGTTCGCGGCCGGCTTCGAGACGGGCGCAGGGCCCGACCTCGTGCGTCCGGCGGTGGTGCGATACACGCCGACGGGCGCGGGGCAGCCCATCAATCCCGTCATCGCCGTGCAGTTCAGCGAGCCGATGGCGCTGGCGTCGCTCGATGCCGGCGTGCTCGCCGTGCGCAACCAGACGACCAATGCCGTGGTGACCGGCACGCTGAGCCTCAGCGACGACGGCCGCACGGCCTTCCTCGTGCCGTCGGCGCCGCTGTCGGTGGGCACCGCCTACACGATCTCGGTGCTGAACCAGGCCGAGGACGTTGCCGGCAACACGGTGCAGTTCAACACGTCGGCCAGCTTCAGCACGGTGTTCGAGCCCGACGCCGATGCGCCGGGCCTGGTGCTGCTCGATCCGGCCGACGGAGAGGAAGGCGTGCCGCGCAACGCGCACGTCAACGCCCTGTTCGACGAGCCGGTCGATCCGCGCAGCGTCGACGCCGCCAGCTTCGCGGTCAGCGCCGGCGACGCGCCGGTGGAAGGCTCGTTCTCCTTCGACGACGCCAATCGGCGCGTCGTGTTCACGCCGCTGCACATCCTGGAGGCCGGAGCCGAGTACGAGGTCACGCTCGACGGCATCGCCGACGCATCGGGCAATGCGGCACAGCCGGTGACGGCGAGCTTCACCACCGGCCCCGGCACCGACTTCGTCGCGCCGGTGGTCGTGCGCACCAGTCCTGTGGGCAACGCCACCGAGCTGCCGCGCCAGGCGCGCTTTGCGATCGAGTACAGCGAGGCGCTCGATCCGACCACCGTCGATACCGGTGCGATCACGCTGACGCGCCAGACTCCGGACAAGGCAATCGACATCGCCGTCGCGCTCGACGAGGACCGCAGGGTCGTGCGCGTGGAGCCGCTGCAGCCGCTGGAGCCCGACAGCTTCTACGTGCTGCGCGTGCTGGCGGGCTCGGTGCGGGACACGGCCGGCAACGGCACGGCGTTCAACTTCAGCATCACCGTAGGCACCGGCTCGGCGATGACCGATGCGACGGCGCCGGGCATCCTCAGCGTCAGCCCCGTCGATGCGCAGACACAGGTGCCGGTCAACACGACGGTGCAGCTGCAGGCGAGCGAGGCGCTGAGCCAGGTGGCGCTGCAGGCCGGCGCGGTGCGGCTGGAGCAGAGCGGGCAGGTGGTGCCGGCCGCGGTCTCGCTGTCGGCCGGCGAGCGGCGCATCCGCATCGATCCCAACGCGAGCCTGGCCGCCTCGACTACCTATACGGTCGTCGTCGACGGCATCGAGGACTACGCCGGCAACTCGATCGGCGGCGGCGTGCGCATCGGTGTGGACGGCGTCATCGACTTCACATCCTCGTTCACGACGGCGGCGTCGGCCGTCGCGGATACGACGGCGCCGTCGGTGCAGAGCGTGGTGCCGGCCAACGGCTCCACCGGCGTTCCCGTCGGTCAGGTGGTGACGCTGAATTTCAGCGAGCGCGTGGCGGCTCCCACCGTCCACTCGGACTCGATCTACCTGGAGATGCCGGGGCTGGCGGGGCACCTGGCCGCCAGCGTCGCGCTGAATGCCGCCGGCACGCAGGCGACCGTGACGCCGCTGCTGCCGCTGCCGCCCTCGACCGTGATCACCGTGCGCGCGCCTGCCGGCTCGCTCACCGATACGGCGGGCAACGCCAACTTCTCGTTCTCCTCCACGTTCACCACCGCCGCCACGGGCGCCGATGCCACCGCTCCCACGGTCCTCGACGTGACGCCGGACGACGGCGCCAGCGGCGTGCCGGTGTTCCAGTCGGTCGTGGTCACGTTCTCGGAGTCGGTGCGGTCGAGCACGCTGACGACGGACACCGCGGTGCTGTACGTGGACGGCAGCGAGGTTGCGACGACGCTGACGCGCTCGCTCGACAACACCGTGCTGCGGATCGATCCCTCCACGGCCTTGCCGGCAGGTTCGCAGGTGACGCTGCTGCTGACCGACGCCATCCAGGATCTGTCGGGCAATGCGCTTTCGGACTTCGCGGCCAGCTTCACCACCGCCGCCGCGTTCGACAATGCCGCGCCGCAGGTGCGGCGCGTGCGGCCGCCGAGCGGCGCCACCGGCGTGGCCACCGGCACGAGCGGCGTCGTCTTCTTCAGCGAGCCGGTCGATGCCGCCTCCGCCGTCTCCTCGATGTTCGTGGCGGCCGACGGCGTGCTGCAGGACGCGACGGTTGTCGGCTCTTCGGCAGATCAGGTTCAGGAGATCGTGCCCGACGCGCCGTTGCCGGACGATTCGTTCATCGAGCTGTTCGTCACCTCCGACCTCGAGGACGTCGCCGGCAACAACCTGGCATCGTTCCGCTCCACCTTCCGTACCGCAGCCGACGAGGCGGCCGTCGCTCCCACGGTGCAGTCCATCTATCCTGGCTGCTGCACGGGGTGGCCGCGCAACGCGCGCTTCGCCGTCCGCTTCAGCGAGCCGGTGCTGGCCGGCAGCATCCATGCGAACACCGTCACCGTCGTCGACCTCACCACCGGACTGCCGATCGATGGCGCGCGCACGCTGCTCGACGGCGGCCGCCTGCTCGTCTTCGCACCGGCTTCCGATTACGTGGCCAACCACGCCATCCGCATCACGTTGACCACCGGCATCACCGACCTGACCGGCACGCCGCTGGCGGCGCAGGTGCAGTCGCAGATGACGGTCGGCGCCGCCACCGACGCCGTCGTGCCTGCGGTCGTCTCGCTGTCGCCGGCGCAGGGAACGCAGGACGTCGGCACCAACGCCGCGCTTCGCGCCCGCTTCAGCGAGCCCGTCAACCCGCTGACGGTGTCGGCCGCGACGATCACGCTCGATGACGGCAACGGCGTCCATACCCCGTGCTTCCTGACGGTGGCGGGCGACAACATGTCGGTGGTGGTGGAGCCGCACGCGCCGCTGCTCGAGAACACGGCCTACACGCTGGAGGCCTCGGGCATTCTCGACGTCGGCGGCAATGCCATCGCGCCGGCCCTGGCCGGCTTCACCACCGGCGACGGGCCGGACTTCGATGCGCCGACCATCGTGCACATCGCGCCCGAGGGCTCGGGTCAGCCCGTCAGCAGCGTGGTCAGCGTCGTCTTCAGCGAGCCCATGGACGAAGGATCCTTCCACGACCTCAACGCGTTCCTGCGCCGCAACGATACGTCGGCCACACTGCCGGCCACGCGCAGCTTCAGCGCCGACGGCCGCACGCTGTTCCTGACGCCGACGGCGCCGCTGCCGACCTCCGTGCCCGTGCGTCTGATCCTCGGCGGCGGCATCGAGGACATCGCGGGCAACGGCCATGGCGGTTTCAGCCTGATCATCTTCACCACCGGCACCGCCAGCGACGCTGCTGCTCCGCTCCTCGTCTCGACGGCGCCCGAGGACGGCGACACCGCGCTTCCGATCAACGCGCTGGCCATGGTGCAGATGAACGAAGTCGTCGACGCTTCGCTCGTTGGCCCCGCCACCGTCTTCCTCGAAGAAGAGGGCGGGGCGGTCGTCGAGTCCATCTATTCGTTCGAGGATGCCGACCGCCGCATCCTGGTGCGGCCGGTCGATCCGCTCGATCCGTCGAGCACCTACGTCCTGACCGTGCAGGGCCTGCGCGATACCAGCGGCAACGATCTTGCCGGCAGCCACGAGTTCTCCTTCACCACCGAGGCCGGCGCCGACTTCTTCGCGCCGTCGGTGTCGAGCTCGGTGCCTGCGCATCTGGCGGCGGGCGTCTCGCGCAGCTCGGCCGTCACCCTGACGTTCACCGAGCCGCTGGCGCTGCCGAGCGTGGCGGCGAGCGCGTTTGCGCTCACGTCGTCTCCGGGCAACGTGCCGGTGCCGTTCACGGTGGCGGTCAACGCCGAGCGCACGATGGTGACGCTGACGCCGAACGCGATGCTGGCGGGCAATACGCTGCACATCGTGCGCGCTCATGCCGGCGCCGCTGCGGTGCGCGATCGTGCCGGCAACCAGGTGTCGACGAGCTTCCAGGCATCCTTCACGACCGGGCCGTAG